The sequence TCTGGCAATGCGAGATTTGACTGTTCCCAGCGATACTCCAGTGATTTCCGCAATTTCTTCATAGGCCATCCCCTCAATCTCGCGCAAGACGATCGTCGTCCGAAAGGTTTCCGGCAAATCGGCGATCGCCTGTTGCAATTGTTCGTAAAATTCAGTCGTTGTCAAATTCTCTTCCGGACCGGGATCGTCGGCCGGCAGCTCCCAATTAATTTCCTCGCCATCAAACCTCCGGGGAGCATCTAAGGAGATGGCAGGACGAACCCGCTTCCGCTTGCGCAGCTCGTCATAAAATAGATTAGTCGTAATCCGACTCAACCAGCCCCGAAACTTCGCCGG is a genomic window of Roseofilum casamattae BLCC-M143 containing:
- a CDS encoding sigma-70 family RNA polymerase sigma factor, whose translation is MSQSISLSWSTVGAGVPQAPVQPEKLSNYDLIVRCQAGLSPDKSAFAELVRRYQSHVNRMLYHLAPDWQDRADLGQEVWIRVYRNVKRLNDPAKFRGWLSRITTNLFYDELRKRKRVRPAISLDAPRRFDGEEINWELPADDPGPEENLTTTEFYEQLQQAIADLPETFRTTIVLREIEGMAYEEIAEITGVSLGTVKSRIARARARLQTQLQKYLNS